A single Populus alba chromosome 7, ASM523922v2, whole genome shotgun sequence DNA region contains:
- the LOC118063300 gene encoding AAA-ATPase At5g17760, translating to MYLSFNFVCALPFLCSKSATMFSSKELTSPSSLLAAYASMAGSIMMAQSMANQFGHLIPQQIRDYLLSTLRYFFKPQSPILTLVIEESTGISRNQVYDASETYLSTKVSHTTKRLKISKTPKEKNLTIKLEKGEKVVDQYEGIELLWRLVFVKPEKKDSSNLFDVVAEKRWFELSFHKNHKEKILGSYMPYIIEKAREAKEKVRVLKMHTLQGSRAYGDIKWDSVNLEHPATFETLAMEPDLKNIVIEDLDRFVRRKEYYKRVGRAWKRGYLLYGPPGTGKSSLVAAMANYLRFDVYDLQLANIMRDSDLRKLLLATGNRSILVIEDIDCSVDLPDRRQAPGDGDGRKQHDVQLTLSGLLNFIDGLWSSCGDERIIIFTTNHKDRLDPALLRPGRMDMHIHMSYCTPHGFRVLASNYLGVNGYHRLFGEIEDLIENTEVTPAQVAEELMTSEDSDAALEGLVKLLKRKKLEGDELFDEGLHKGEIQKAKKQKVENKRRGSVRIKSRRKPIKRRSY from the exons ATGTATCTCTCATTTAACTTCGTGTGTGCACTCCCCTTTCTCTGTTCCAAGTCTGCAACCATGTTTTCTAGCAAAGAACTTACTTCTCCATCATCATTGTTGGCTGCCTACGCCTCCATGGCTGGTTCAATAATGATGGCTCAATCCATGGCCAATCAATTTGGCCATTTAATACCCCAACAAATCAGAGATTACCTTTTATCAACTCTTCGTTACTTCTTTAAGCCTCAATCTCCTATTCTTACCTTAGTCATTGAGGAGTCCACAGGAATTTCTCGAAACCAAGTCTATGATGCTTCAGAGACTTACTTAAGTACTAAGGTTAGTCACACAACAAAAAGGCTCAAAATTAGCAAAACCCCAAAAGAGAAGAATTTAACAATCAAACTTGAAAAGGGTGAGAAAGTCGTTGATCAATATGAAGGGATTGAGCTTCTGTGGAGATTGGTATTTGTAAAACCTGAAAAGAAAGACTCCAGCAATCTCTTTGATGTCGTAGCCGAGAAACGATGGTTCGAGTTAAGTTTCCACAAGAATCATAAGGAGAAAATATTAGGATCTTACATGCCCTACATTATTGAAAAGGCAAGAGAAGCAAAAGAGAAGGTCAGGGTTTTGAAGATGCACACACTTCAAGGTTCACGTGCCTATGGAGATATCAAGTGGGATTCTGTAAATCTTGAACATCCAGCAACATTTGAGACTTTGGCTATGGAGCCAGACCTGAAAAATATTGTCATAGAGGATTTGGATAGATTTGTTAGGAGGAAAGAGTATTATAAGAGAGTAGGAAGGGCTTGGAAACGTGGGTACTTGTTGTATGGGCCACCAGGGACTGGAAAATCAAGCTTGGTTGCTGCCATGGCTAATTACTTGAGGTTTGATGTGTATGATTTGCAGCTTGCAAATATAATGCGGGATTCTGATCTGAGAAAATTGTTGCTGGCAACTGGAAATAGATCAATACTTGTCATTGAAGATATTGATTGTAGCGTGGATTTGCCTGATCGAAGACAGGCTCCTGGAGATGGAGATGGTCGAAAACAACATGATGTGCAG TTGACACTGTCTGGCTTGCTGAACTTCATTGATGGATTATGGTCAAGTTGTGGGGACGAAAGAATCATCATATTTACTACCAACCATAAAGACAGGCTAGACCCTGCTCTGTTGCGTCCGGGACGCATGGACATGCACATTCACATGTCCTACTGCACGCCTCATGGGTTTAGAGTGCTGGCCTCCAATTACTTGGGCGTTAATGGCTATCATAGACTGTTTGGAGAAATTGAAGACCTGATAGAAAATACAGAGGTCACTCCTGCGCAAGTGGCAGAGGAGCTAATGACAAGTGAGGACTCCGATGCTGCACTTGAAGGGCTTGTGAAACTactgaagagaaagaaattggAAGGCGATGAACTTTTTGATGAAGGTTTACACAAGGGTGAAATACAAAAGGCAAAAAAGCAGAAAGTTGAGAACAAGCGTAGAGGATCTGTTAGAATTAAAAGCAGAAGGAAACCCATCAAGAGAAGAAGCTATTGA